In Maridesulfovibrio ferrireducens, one genomic interval encodes:
- a CDS encoding isoprenylcysteine carboxylmethyltransferase family protein, translated as MEKQKINYYGVGPKIMRPTVAYGIAATLLTLFYPKLFLMNFISGTAFHIAGGIFLGFGIAFIFISGPAMKRAVSSGKLETTGTFAVVRNPLYFAWIAFIFPGSAIASQAWLLFGMSAIAYYRFIKLIPQEEAMLDEAFGEEFLKYKKAVPAIIPCFKNI; from the coding sequence ATGGAAAAACAAAAAATTAACTATTATGGAGTAGGCCCTAAAATAATGAGACCAACCGTAGCCTACGGCATAGCTGCCACTTTACTGACTCTCTTTTACCCGAAACTTTTTCTAATGAATTTTATATCCGGCACAGCTTTTCATATCGCAGGCGGTATTTTTCTGGGGTTTGGAATAGCTTTTATTTTTATCTCAGGACCAGCCATGAAACGAGCGGTATCTTCGGGCAAATTAGAAACAACAGGAACTTTTGCAGTAGTTAGAAATCCGCTTTATTTTGCATGGATAGCTTTTATTTTTCCAGGAAGCGCCATAGCTTCGCAGGCTTGGCTGCTTTTTGGCATGTCCGCCATAGCATATTACAGATTCATAAAATTGATTCCGCAAGAAGAGGCGATGCTTGACGAAGCGTTCGGAGAAGAATTTCTCAAATACAAAAAGGCTGTTCCAGCTATCATTCCCTGCTTTAAGAATATTTGA
- a CDS encoding YifB family Mg chelatase-like AAA ATPase, with protein MIAKVACAALMGIDAFKVDLEVDLARQGMPAFTMVGLAEGAVKESKERVFSALKNSGYRLPPSRITVNLAPADIRKAGSAYDLPLAVALLGAAGIIDQELLEGWFLAGELSLGGEVKPVHGVLSLALEARKKGAKGLIVGSANAHEAAVVEGLDVYGISSLSHLVKFLLSEEVLEPTVVDTATLWAGRQDFGLDFAEVKGQEHAKRAIEIGAAGNHNILFIGPPGSGKTMLAQRIPTVLPPLVFEEALEVTKIYSVSGQLDREKALMVIRPFRSPHHTISDAGMIGGGAYPKPGEVSLAHRGVLFLDELPEFKKNVLEVLRQPLEGGEVTISRAAMSLSYPADFMLVAAMNPCPCGYATDERHACTCTPVAVQRYASRLSGPLLDRIDLQIEVPAVDYKDLRGNKGVDSTTMRGNIERVRVIQAERYKDLNILTNSELSGSSLEKFCKLTEAEHTFLEQAVRSLGLSARAYTRILRIARTIADLAEDELIQVPHLAEAINYRSMDRCK; from the coding sequence TTGATAGCAAAAGTTGCCTGCGCCGCCCTGATGGGTATTGATGCCTTTAAAGTTGATCTTGAAGTTGACCTTGCCAGACAGGGTATGCCTGCTTTCACTATGGTAGGCCTTGCTGAAGGCGCTGTTAAAGAAAGTAAAGAGAGAGTCTTTTCGGCCCTTAAGAATAGCGGATACCGTCTTCCTCCCTCACGAATCACTGTAAATCTAGCTCCGGCGGATATCCGCAAAGCCGGTTCGGCGTATGACCTGCCTTTGGCTGTGGCTTTGCTTGGTGCGGCGGGGATTATTGATCAGGAACTGCTTGAAGGCTGGTTTCTGGCAGGTGAACTTTCGCTGGGTGGCGAGGTAAAGCCTGTGCACGGGGTGTTGTCTTTAGCCCTCGAAGCCCGCAAAAAAGGTGCAAAAGGGCTTATTGTCGGAAGTGCGAATGCTCATGAAGCCGCAGTAGTTGAAGGATTGGATGTCTACGGAATTTCTTCTCTTTCGCATTTGGTAAAATTTTTGTTGAGTGAAGAAGTACTGGAACCCACTGTTGTTGATACTGCAACGCTTTGGGCCGGGCGGCAGGATTTCGGGCTGGATTTTGCCGAGGTGAAAGGGCAGGAACATGCTAAACGGGCAATTGAAATAGGCGCTGCCGGAAATCATAATATACTTTTCATAGGACCTCCCGGAAGCGGAAAAACAATGCTTGCTCAGAGGATTCCTACAGTTCTTCCTCCTCTTGTTTTTGAAGAAGCTCTCGAAGTTACTAAAATTTACAGCGTGTCCGGTCAGCTTGACCGAGAGAAAGCTTTGATGGTTATTCGTCCTTTCCGTTCGCCCCATCATACCATTTCAGACGCGGGCATGATCGGCGGCGGGGCATACCCTAAACCGGGTGAAGTTTCGCTTGCTCATCGCGGGGTACTTTTTCTGGATGAGCTTCCCGAGTTTAAAAAGAATGTGCTTGAAGTCCTTCGTCAGCCTCTTGAGGGCGGAGAAGTGACCATTTCTCGTGCGGCTATGTCTTTGTCATATCCGGCTGACTTTATGCTCGTTGCGGCCATGAATCCATGTCCTTGCGGTTATGCCACAGATGAAAGGCATGCATGCACCTGTACTCCTGTTGCGGTGCAGCGTTACGCATCCCGTCTTTCAGGTCCGCTTCTGGACCGCATTGATTTGCAAATAGAAGTTCCAGCTGTTGATTATAAAGATTTACGCGGAAACAAGGGTGTTGATTCAACTACAATGCGCGGAAATATTGAACGAGTCAGAGTTATTCAGGCCGAAAGGTATAAGGATTTAAATATCCTGACCAATAGTGAACTTTCCGGTTCTTCGCTCGAAAAGTTTTGCAAACTGACAGAAGCAGAGCATACCTTTCTTGAACAGGCGGTGCGCAGTCTGGGGCTTTCAGCCAGAGCCTATACCCGTATACTTCGAATCGCCCGCACTATAGCCGACCTTGCTGAGGACGAATTGATTCAAGTTCCGCATCTTGCGGAGGCAATCAATTACCGGAGCATGGACAGGTGTAAATAG
- a CDS encoding bacteriohemerythrin, producing MAKIEWSESLSMGVAELDAHHKEILRIMSMLLDALNRGKDEDAITLLLSKLREYTLFHFAAEEAFMKQIEFPERRKHIARHVELKRKVKAFQYARFHHEELTSEDYKKFLSAWLLEHILDYDFKIIKYLQERKVAPDSLKDEGKAILDKVESEVSEDKKDQDEEDTKTENS from the coding sequence GTGGCTAAAATAGAGTGGAGTGAGTCCTTAAGTATGGGCGTCGCGGAATTAGACGCACATCACAAGGAAATTTTGCGTATAATGAGTATGCTTCTTGATGCCTTGAATAGAGGGAAGGATGAAGACGCAATAACTTTGTTGCTTTCTAAGTTAAGGGAATACACACTTTTTCATTTTGCTGCTGAGGAGGCTTTTATGAAACAAATCGAGTTTCCTGAACGTCGTAAGCACATAGCTAGACACGTTGAATTAAAGCGTAAAGTTAAAGCTTTTCAATATGCCCGTTTTCATCATGAAGAGTTAACTTCGGAAGATTATAAAAAATTTCTTTCGGCGTGGTTACTTGAGCATATTCTTGATTACGATTTTAAGATTATTAAATATTTGCAGGAGCGAAAGGTTGCCCCCGACAGCCTCAAAGATGAGGGTAAGGCTATCTTAGATAAGGTTGAATCTGAGGTTTCAGAAGATAAAAAAGATCAGGATGAGGAAGATACGAAGACAGAAAACTCTTGA
- the lepB gene encoding signal peptidase I, whose protein sequence is MNPRWQSTLKEYIEALFIALLLALFIRTFIVQAFKIPSGSMLQTLQIGDHLLVNKFTYGVKIPFTSKVVIEMGDPEYKDIIVFKYPGDTSKDYIKRVIGVPGDTVEIKNKKVFVNGNPLVEPYTQFIDNAHVSTLRDNMPPRQIPEGEYFVMGDNRDGSNDSRFWGNVPRDNILGKAWIIYWSWGGPDSVRWNRLGSLLH, encoded by the coding sequence ATGAATCCCAGATGGCAGAGCACCCTTAAAGAGTATATTGAAGCCCTTTTTATAGCCCTTTTATTGGCCCTTTTTATAAGGACTTTTATAGTTCAGGCTTTTAAAATACCTTCCGGTTCTATGTTGCAGACCCTTCAGATCGGAGATCATCTTCTGGTCAACAAATTTACTTATGGAGTGAAGATACCGTTTACTTCAAAGGTTGTGATCGAGATGGGAGATCCTGAATATAAAGATATTATTGTATTTAAATATCCGGGTGATACCAGCAAAGATTACATCAAAAGAGTAATCGGGGTTCCGGGTGATACTGTGGAAATCAAGAACAAGAAAGTTTTTGTGAACGGTAATCCGCTGGTTGAGCCGTATACTCAGTTTATCGATAACGCACATGTTTCCACGCTACGTGATAATATGCCGCCTCGTCAGATTCCTGAGGGTGAGTATTTCGTAATGGGTGACAACAGGGATGGCTCCAATGATTCAAGATTCTGGGGAAATGTCCCGCGTGATAATATTCTGGGTAAGGCTTGGATTATTTATTGGTCATGGGGCGGACCGGATTCTGTTCGCTGGAATCGTTTAGGAAGTCTGCTTCATTAG
- the lepA gene encoding translation elongation factor 4: MVKISNIRNFSIIAHIDHGKSTLADRILEITGLVGDREKKAQYLDKMDLERERGITIKAQSVRIPYKAADGEDYILNLIDTPGHVDFSYEVSRSLAASDGALLVVDATQGVEAQTLANVFLALDNDLEIIPILNKIDLASADVDRVASEIEEIIGLDCSDPLMISAKTGLNVDQVLEAVVTQLPAPTGDPDKPLKALIFDSWYDSYQGVVVLFRILEGTIKKGDKIQIFSSKLVFDVTTLGVYSPEAMNVKSLSAGEVGFLCASMKELNDAPVGDTITLASNPVEEPFPGFQEVKAMVFCGLYPVEPSEYEPLKGALEKLQLNDTAFSYEPESSTALGFGFRCGFLGLLHMEIIQERLEREFQAKLIATAPSVIYQAKLINGKVLEIDNPSKMPEATELESLSEPYCRLEIHVPNEYVGSVLKLCEEKRGLQQDMRYLSSSRVIITYEVPFAEIMYDFFDKLKSHTKGYASLDYEIIDYRVSNLVKLDILINTEPVDAFSVIVHKDSAYAHGRSLALKLKRAIPRQMFEVVIQAAIARKIIAKERVAPFRKNVIAKCYGGDISRKRKLLEKQKEGKKRMKKMGNIEIPQEAFLVVLKAGDD; encoded by the coding sequence ATGGTAAAAATATCAAATATAAGAAATTTCAGTATCATAGCTCATATCGATCATGGTAAATCGACATTGGCGGACCGCATCCTTGAGATAACCGGTCTGGTCGGAGATCGTGAGAAGAAAGCACAATATCTGGATAAGATGGATCTTGAGCGTGAGCGTGGAATCACCATTAAAGCTCAGAGTGTCCGCATTCCTTATAAAGCTGCGGACGGTGAGGATTATATTCTTAACCTGATTGATACTCCGGGGCATGTTGATTTCAGTTACGAAGTTTCGCGTAGTCTTGCGGCTTCAGATGGCGCCCTGCTGGTTGTTGACGCAACTCAGGGAGTTGAAGCACAGACTCTTGCCAATGTCTTTTTGGCTCTTGATAATGATCTCGAGATTATTCCTATACTGAATAAAATTGACCTCGCCAGTGCTGATGTTGATAGAGTTGCGAGTGAAATTGAAGAGATTATCGGACTGGATTGTTCTGATCCTCTTATGATAAGCGCAAAAACCGGGCTCAACGTTGATCAGGTGCTTGAAGCAGTTGTAACTCAACTGCCAGCTCCGACCGGAGATCCGGATAAGCCCCTCAAGGCTCTTATTTTTGACTCGTGGTATGATTCTTATCAGGGTGTAGTTGTTCTTTTCAGAATTTTGGAAGGAACAATTAAAAAGGGAGATAAGATTCAAATCTTTTCTTCCAAGCTGGTTTTTGATGTCACAACGTTAGGCGTTTATTCTCCAGAGGCAATGAATGTAAAAAGTCTCAGTGCCGGGGAAGTCGGATTTTTATGCGCCAGCATGAAGGAGCTTAATGATGCTCCTGTAGGGGACACCATCACGCTTGCTTCGAACCCTGTTGAAGAGCCTTTCCCTGGGTTTCAGGAAGTTAAGGCGATGGTTTTTTGCGGATTGTATCCGGTTGAACCTTCTGAATACGAGCCTCTCAAAGGCGCATTGGAAAAGTTACAACTTAATGACACTGCTTTTTCATATGAACCGGAGTCATCAACAGCTTTGGGGTTTGGTTTCCGTTGCGGTTTTCTCGGACTTTTGCATATGGAAATTATTCAGGAACGTCTGGAACGAGAATTTCAGGCTAAACTGATTGCCACAGCGCCTTCGGTTATTTATCAGGCTAAGCTTATAAATGGCAAAGTTCTTGAAATTGATAATCCGAGCAAAATGCCGGAAGCAACTGAGCTGGAATCTCTTTCCGAGCCTTATTGCCGTTTGGAAATTCATGTTCCAAATGAATATGTCGGGTCAGTGCTCAAACTTTGTGAAGAGAAACGCGGACTTCAGCAGGATATGCGCTATCTTTCTTCTTCAAGAGTTATTATCACTTACGAAGTTCCTTTTGCAGAAATTATGTATGATTTCTTTGACAAATTGAAGTCTCATACAAAAGGTTATGCTTCCCTTGATTATGAAATCATTGATTATCGTGTCTCGAATCTTGTGAAACTTGATATTTTGATTAACACTGAACCTGTTGACGCTTTTTCAGTAATTGTTCATAAAGATTCGGCATATGCGCATGGTAGAAGTCTTGCTTTGAAGCTTAAAAGAGCAATTCCGCGTCAGATGTTTGAAGTTGTAATTCAGGCTGCAATTGCTAGAAAGATTATTGCGAAAGAACGAGTGGCCCCGTTCAGGAAAAACGTTATTGCCAAGTGTTACGGCGGAGATATTTCCCGTAAACGTAAACTTCTGGAAAAACAGAAGGAAGGCAAAAAGCGTATGAAGAAGATGGGTAATATCGAAATTCCACAGGAAGCTTTCCTTGTAGTACTTAAGGCCGGAGACGATTAG
- a CDS encoding sulfide/dihydroorotate dehydrogenase-like FAD/NAD-binding protein, producing MSNKILQKKALIPGQTSLLVIDAPQIAKKAKPGNFVILRIHDKGERVPLTIADTDPEAGTITIVYLVVGKSSALLETLKEGDTILDVCGPLGKPTHIEKCGTVICVGGGTGIAAMHHIAKGHHRAGNHVVAIVGARSKDLLLFCDELGGFCPELLIATDDGSTGHKGFVTEVLRDRLEKDKNVTEVVAIGPVPMMEAVAKVTKPFGVRTVVSLNSIMVDGVGMCGACRCNVGGETRFACVDGPEFDGHKVDFNELRMRLAQYKNQENESMDLFRSEHGK from the coding sequence ATGAGCAACAAAATTCTTCAGAAAAAGGCATTGATCCCCGGACAAACAAGTCTGCTGGTTATTGATGCACCTCAAATTGCCAAAAAGGCAAAACCGGGAAATTTCGTCATTCTTCGTATCCATGACAAAGGGGAACGCGTTCCTCTGACTATCGCCGATACGGACCCGGAAGCCGGAACTATCACCATTGTTTACCTTGTCGTAGGTAAAAGTTCGGCTCTTCTTGAAACACTAAAAGAAGGCGACACCATCCTTGATGTCTGCGGACCTCTCGGAAAGCCCACTCACATTGAAAAGTGCGGTACGGTCATCTGTGTCGGCGGCGGAACCGGAATTGCCGCAATGCACCATATTGCAAAAGGGCATCACAGAGCCGGCAACCACGTTGTCGCCATTGTCGGAGCACGCAGCAAAGACCTGCTCCTGTTCTGTGACGAACTGGGTGGATTCTGTCCTGAACTTCTGATCGCAACAGATGATGGAAGTACCGGACATAAGGGATTCGTCACCGAGGTTCTCCGTGATCGTCTGGAAAAAGACAAAAACGTAACCGAAGTCGTCGCCATCGGCCCTGTGCCTATGATGGAAGCCGTCGCTAAAGTCACAAAACCTTTCGGAGTCAGGACAGTAGTAAGTCTTAACTCTATTATGGTTGACGGCGTAGGTATGTGTGGAGCTTGCCGCTGCAACGTAGGGGGAGAAACCCGCTTTGCATGTGTAGACGGCCCGGAATTCGACGGACACAAAGTAGATTTTAACGAACTTAGAATGCGCCTTGCCCAGTATAAAAACCAGGAAAACGAATCAATGGATTTGTTCAGGAGCGAGCATGGTAAATAA
- the gltA gene encoding NADPH-dependent glutamate synthase: protein MVNKKKFNPIRTPMPEQPADVRNKNFKEVALGYTREQAIEEASRCIQCKVPLCQKGCPVEIDIKSFIGHLAAGDIPSAYKVLKQTNALPAVCGRVCPQETQCEGSCILGKKHEPVAIGRLERFVADTFDSDSACEMITGDTACSLPNEHVKVACIGSGPSSLTVAGYLAARGVPVTVYEALHEIGGVLVYGIPEFRLPKAVVAREVGALWAKGVTFLPNWVGGKTITIQDLIDDGFDAVFIGVGAGLPWFLNIPGENLVGVYSSNEYLTRINLGRAYDFPNYDTPAPRPRNVAVIGGGNVAMDAARTALRLGAENVYITYRRTQDEMPARLEELHHAIEEGVQLELLTSPIAINGDENSHVKSMTLQVMELGEPDDSGRRRPVAVEGKTRELEVDMVILAVGTGANPVLLEATPGLNLSKWGYIEANPETGETSIPNVFAGGDIVGGSATVISAMGAGRKAAKTIAERLKVEF from the coding sequence ATGGTAAATAAAAAAAAGTTCAATCCGATCCGTACCCCAATGCCGGAACAGCCAGCGGATGTACGTAACAAAAACTTCAAAGAAGTCGCGCTGGGTTACACCCGCGAACAGGCTATCGAAGAAGCAAGCCGCTGCATCCAGTGTAAAGTACCTCTTTGCCAGAAAGGCTGTCCTGTTGAAATCGACATCAAAAGCTTCATTGGGCATCTGGCCGCGGGGGATATTCCTTCCGCATATAAAGTACTCAAGCAGACCAATGCCCTGCCGGCAGTCTGCGGACGAGTCTGTCCTCAGGAAACTCAGTGTGAAGGTTCCTGTATTCTCGGCAAAAAACATGAACCTGTCGCAATCGGCCGCCTCGAAAGATTTGTTGCCGACACTTTCGACAGTGACTCCGCATGTGAAATGATCACCGGCGACACCGCATGTAGTCTGCCGAATGAACACGTTAAAGTTGCATGTATCGGCTCAGGGCCTTCCAGCCTTACCGTTGCCGGTTACCTCGCGGCTCGCGGCGTGCCTGTAACAGTATATGAAGCTTTGCATGAAATAGGTGGAGTTCTTGTTTATGGAATTCCCGAATTCAGACTCCCGAAAGCTGTTGTTGCCCGCGAAGTCGGAGCACTTTGGGCCAAGGGCGTAACCTTCCTTCCCAATTGGGTCGGCGGCAAAACCATTACTATTCAAGACCTTATTGATGACGGCTTCGATGCTGTCTTCATCGGTGTCGGAGCAGGCCTCCCCTGGTTCCTCAACATCCCCGGTGAAAACCTCGTCGGCGTTTACTCTTCTAACGAGTACCTGACCCGCATCAACCTAGGCCGCGCATACGACTTCCCGAACTACGACACACCTGCTCCAAGACCGCGCAATGTCGCAGTCATCGGCGGCGGAAACGTTGCTATGGACGCAGCCCGCACAGCCCTCAGGTTAGGCGCGGAAAATGTATACATTACCTATCGTCGTACTCAGGATGAAATGCCTGCCAGACTTGAAGAACTTCATCACGCAATTGAAGAAGGTGTTCAGCTTGAGCTGCTCACATCTCCTATAGCCATAAATGGTGATGAAAATTCACACGTGAAGTCCATGACCTTACAGGTAATGGAACTCGGTGAGCCTGACGATTCCGGCCGCCGTAGACCTGTAGCGGTTGAAGGCAAGACCAGAGAACTCGAAGTCGACATGGTTATCCTTGCAGTCGGAACCGGAGCCAACCCAGTGCTTCTCGAAGCAACTCCGGGCCTCAATCTCAGCAAATGGGGCTACATCGAAGCGAATCCTGAAACAGGTGAAACTTCTATTCCCAATGTTTTTGCCGGAGGCGACATCGTCGGAGGTTCAGCAACTGTAATCTCCGCCATGGGCGCAGGTAGAAAAGCGGCTAAAACAATTGCCGAACGATTAAAAGTTGAATTCTAG
- a CDS encoding sensor domain-containing diguanylate cyclase, whose amino-acid sequence MTIDKFDFDATLLTINFATRLLAMELDKDTLLDRILETFCDMGSCKDAAIMTYNSEGNLIVAAASLNHERTFPNEKVPMTKAMEEAAQSRSPVARPKCKDSFYPLPGDDCEACNGTCLCLPLVGSRDLVKGFVTLHRENDKPWSISELFQLGIISTVAAIAYENSELFRQTIKDSLTGLYMRRYLFIRLEEETQRIKRRGGDLSVIMVDIDHFKLINDSYGHAAGDEALKQVANVLLQNSRRGADIVCRYGGEEFAVLMPGSKKEDAMVVAERMRAGCEEAKLLTSGGEIKITLSAGVANLDECDLISGDTMMKIADKRLYVAKKSGRNRVIFEG is encoded by the coding sequence ATGACTATAGATAAATTCGACTTTGATGCAACCTTGCTGACCATAAATTTTGCCACCCGGCTTTTGGCAATGGAACTGGACAAAGACACTCTTCTGGACCGCATTCTGGAAACGTTCTGTGACATGGGTTCGTGCAAAGACGCCGCTATAATGACATATAATAGTGAAGGTAACCTGATAGTAGCGGCTGCATCTCTTAATCATGAAAGAACTTTTCCTAACGAAAAAGTTCCCATGACCAAAGCAATGGAAGAAGCAGCACAAAGCCGCTCCCCAGTAGCCAGACCAAAATGCAAAGACTCATTTTACCCACTGCCCGGTGACGACTGCGAAGCATGTAACGGAACATGTCTATGTCTTCCACTGGTCGGGTCACGCGACCTTGTTAAAGGTTTTGTCACGCTGCATCGCGAAAATGACAAACCGTGGTCAATATCCGAACTGTTTCAACTCGGCATAATTTCAACAGTTGCCGCCATAGCATACGAGAACTCTGAACTTTTCAGACAGACAATAAAAGATAGCCTTACCGGTTTATATATGCGCCGCTACCTCTTCATAAGACTCGAAGAGGAAACCCAGAGAATTAAACGCAGGGGCGGAGATCTTTCCGTAATAATGGTGGATATTGATCATTTCAAACTTATCAATGATTCTTACGGACATGCCGCAGGTGATGAAGCTTTGAAACAAGTTGCCAATGTTCTTCTCCAGAATTCCAGACGAGGAGCAGATATCGTATGCAGATACGGCGGGGAAGAATTTGCAGTACTTATGCCCGGCTCCAAAAAAGAAGATGCCATGGTAGTAGCGGAGCGCATGCGGGCAGGATGCGAGGAAGCTAAACTATTAACTTCCGGCGGTGAAATTAAAATCACCTTGAGCGCAGGAGTAGCCAACTTAGACGAGTGCGATTTGATTTCCGGTGACACTATGATGAAAATTGCGGATAAACGGTTGTACGTTGCTAAGAAATCCGGGCGGAACCGGGTGATTTTTGAAGGATGA